A region from the Caldicellulosiruptor naganoensis genome encodes:
- a CDS encoding 6-phosphofructokinase — MPKEGNCVVAQSGGPTAVINASLLGVIEEAMKQHPIRAIYGAKNGIIGLIDEELYDLRMEDPEELKLLKTTPSSALGSCRYQLKPFEHDEKDYVKIFNVFEAHNIRYFFYIGGNDSMDTADKLARYAKKIGYDISIIGIPKTIDNDLVMTDHCPGFGSAAKYIATSVMEIARDAVVYPTNIVTIIEVMGRNAGWLAAASALASRDIGAPDLIYLPEVPFSVDKFLDDVRNIHKKTGKITIVVSEGIKDKEGKYIADMSHKFGIDAFGHVQLGGAAFALENIIREEVEKRVKSIQFNVLQRSAAHIMSKVDVEEAYMVGRMAVKYAVEGASGYMVAIKRDSDSPYSSSTELVELSKVANAEKLVPIAWISHDGNYVKDEILNYIQPLIEGEVEIKFEKGLPRYAKLRKIMVPKKVV, encoded by the coding sequence ATCCCAAAAGAGGGAAATTGTGTGGTAGCTCAATCGGGAGGGCCAACTGCCGTTATCAACGCTTCGCTCTTAGGTGTTATTGAAGAAGCAATGAAGCAGCATCCAATAAGAGCCATTTACGGAGCAAAAAATGGAATAATTGGCCTTATTGACGAAGAACTGTATGATCTTAGAATGGAAGACCCTGAAGAGCTGAAGCTTTTAAAAACCACACCTTCATCAGCCTTGGGTTCTTGTCGATATCAGCTAAAGCCTTTTGAACATGATGAAAAGGACTATGTTAAGATTTTCAACGTTTTTGAAGCACACAATATAAGATATTTCTTCTACATTGGTGGCAATGACTCAATGGACACAGCTGACAAACTCGCACGTTATGCAAAAAAGATAGGTTATGATATATCTATCATAGGAATCCCAAAGACAATTGACAATGACTTAGTTATGACGGACCACTGCCCAGGGTTTGGGAGTGCTGCAAAGTACATTGCAACATCTGTAATGGAGATAGCAAGAGACGCAGTGGTATATCCAACAAACATTGTCACAATAATTGAGGTAATGGGAAGAAATGCAGGCTGGCTTGCCGCAGCATCAGCACTTGCTTCAAGAGATATCGGTGCGCCTGACCTTATTTACTTGCCTGAGGTGCCATTTTCTGTTGATAAGTTTTTAGATGATGTTAGAAACATTCACAAAAAGACCGGAAAGATTACTATTGTGGTGTCAGAGGGTATTAAAGACAAAGAAGGAAAGTATATTGCTGATATGAGTCACAAGTTTGGAATAGATGCATTTGGGCATGTACAGCTTGGTGGTGCGGCGTTTGCCCTTGAGAACATTATCCGTGAAGAGGTAGAAAAGAGAGTAAAATCTATTCAATTCAATGTTCTGCAGCGAAGTGCTGCTCATATCATGTCAAAGGTTGATGTTGAAGAAGCGTACATGGTTGGAAGAATGGCTGTAAAATACGCAGTTGAAGGTGCAAGCGGATACATGGTTGCTATAAAGCGCGACAGTGACAGTCCATATTCCAGTTCAACAGAGCTTGTTGAACTGAGCAAGGTAGCAAATGCTGAAAAACTTGTGCCTATTGCATGGATTTCCCATGATGGAAACTATGTAAAAGATGAAATTCTCAATTACATCCAGCCCCTCATTGAAGGTGAAGTTGAGATCAAATTTGAAAAAGGACTGCCACGTTACGCAAAGCTCAGAAAGATAATGGTACCAAAGAAGGTTGTTTAA
- a CDS encoding Rqc2 family fibronectin-binding protein, with protein MPFDGIVLCALKKELMDELVEGKVERIYQPNQFEINLYVYKLGKTKKLIISANPSLPRIYITEKQKKNPEVAPNFCMILRKNLLGSKITNIYQEGLERIIRIEFETRNELGDIEKKYIVFEMMGRHSNIFLIDSNQKIIDAIKRMSFENSPRIILPGAKYNLPPVLTKKNPLEVTFEEFCSFFENSNKSLENILTDNLSGISKQFANEVLLHAQVFEENVEKSNFIKRIFESLRELLYCIVEKGEILPTLYTDKGNVVDFYVIDLKSYANFSKRFFQNLNSCVEEYYSRKEEYTIFIEKKQHLQKVIEQNLKKLSQRYEQNLQKIDEAKNADLFKKYADLILANLYQVKPSSNDFIEVTDYYSEDLSQIRIPIEKDKDLKQNAERYYKLYNKLKKAEEYAKSEISEIESELEFLSSLDALLEKSTDMEDLLSIEEELEKEGYIKTQIEAKKNEKKKDTKKPNPHHFVSSDGFDIYVGRNNIQNDYLTLKFASNNDIWLHTQKIPGSHVIIRTNNKEIPEKTLIEAACLAAYFSKAKHSSKVPVDYTYIKYVKKPPKSKPGFVIYDNFKTIIVDSPTSIDNFKKVE; from the coding sequence ATGCCATTTGACGGAATTGTTCTTTGTGCGCTAAAGAAAGAGTTAATGGATGAGCTTGTCGAAGGAAAGGTCGAAAGAATTTATCAGCCCAATCAGTTTGAAATAAATCTATATGTATACAAGCTTGGCAAGACAAAAAAACTAATAATCTCCGCAAACCCATCACTTCCAAGAATATATATTACAGAAAAGCAAAAGAAAAATCCTGAAGTTGCTCCAAACTTTTGTATGATTCTTCGCAAAAACCTTCTTGGATCAAAGATTACAAATATCTATCAAGAAGGTTTAGAGAGAATAATAAGAATAGAATTTGAAACAAGAAATGAACTCGGGGATATCGAAAAGAAATACATTGTATTTGAGATGATGGGAAGACATAGCAATATATTTTTAATAGATTCAAATCAGAAAATAATTGATGCAATAAAGAGGATGTCCTTTGAAAACTCTCCACGCATAATTCTACCTGGTGCAAAATATAACTTACCACCCGTTTTAACAAAGAAAAATCCTCTCGAGGTTACATTTGAAGAATTTTGTTCCTTTTTTGAAAATTCGAACAAAAGCCTTGAAAATATCCTCACAGACAATTTGTCAGGAATCAGCAAACAGTTCGCCAATGAAGTTTTGTTGCATGCACAAGTTTTTGAAGAAAATGTTGAAAAAAGTAATTTTATCAAAAGGATTTTTGAATCATTAAGAGAATTATTATATTGTATAGTAGAAAAAGGTGAAATTCTACCCACATTGTACACAGATAAAGGAAATGTAGTAGACTTTTACGTGATTGATTTGAAAAGCTATGCAAATTTTTCAAAAAGGTTTTTCCAAAACCTCAACAGCTGCGTTGAGGAATATTATTCCAGAAAAGAAGAATATACAATCTTTATTGAGAAAAAGCAACATCTCCAAAAGGTAATCGAGCAAAATTTGAAAAAGCTTAGTCAAAGGTATGAACAAAACCTGCAAAAAATAGACGAGGCAAAAAATGCTGATCTTTTCAAAAAATATGCAGACCTCATCTTGGCAAACTTGTATCAGGTAAAACCCTCTTCTAATGATTTTATCGAAGTTACGGACTACTACAGCGAGGATCTGTCACAAATTAGGATTCCAATTGAAAAGGACAAAGACCTTAAGCAGAACGCAGAAAGGTATTACAAACTATACAACAAGTTAAAGAAGGCTGAGGAATATGCTAAAAGTGAAATTTCAGAGATTGAGAGTGAACTTGAATTCTTGTCCAGCTTAGATGCTCTTCTTGAGAAAAGCACAGATATGGAGGACCTTTTGAGCATTGAAGAAGAATTAGAAAAAGAAGGATATATAAAAACCCAGATAGAGGCAAAGAAAAATGAAAAAAAGAAAGATACAAAAAAACCTAATCCTCACCATTTTGTCAGTTCAGATGGTTTTGACATCTATGTTGGAAGAAATAACATTCAAAACGATTATCTGACATTAAAATTTGCCTCAAACAATGACATCTGGCTTCATACCCAAAAAATCCCAGGCTCACATGTCATCATTAGAACAAACAACAAAGAAATACCTGAGAAGACTTTGATCGAAGCAGCCTGCTTAGCCGCATATTTTAGCAAAGCAAAACATTCAAGTAAGGTACCTGTCGACTACACATATATTAAGTACGTCAAAAAACCACCTAAATCAAAACCTGGATTTGTCATATATGATAATTTCAAAACCATCATCGTAGATTCTCCAACATCTATAGACAATTTTAAAAAAGTGGAATAA
- a CDS encoding O-antigen ligase family protein has translation MVERKSLYYMAFLIFIFGLIGSLVSLKIAILAVGLFLLVLIIFEDPSKLLYGVVLYAFVDFVFRKAGVLSTFASIWDEALFILIVFAFVLKSILTNNPKLRVSSLDVYIIVFLMVCIFLLLKNSPNMRIAIEGFRVYVEYALWFFAGLNLLKNIAQFKRFISVYIFMIFLISLYGIYQYIIGVEIPSSWIDSSYETYIRTRVFSIIGSPNVLGSLLAMSIPFVLPFALYEKSIPKKVYYSTVLISMIVCLGFTFSRGAWLAFLASMLLYGFFVDKRVLGLLFATVAAVPIFAPSIMMRVLYMLSSKYAESSARAGRIARWTKAFEILKENLLFGVGFGRFGGAVAKRNIAGSFYVDNFYLKSAVEMGIIGVVVVILVFVMGLLLSARVIKHLNSKELKKIGTGILIGLATTLIHNIVENIFEVPMMTTYFWLFLGFLFAFEYIDSENDLLDGKDNLS, from the coding sequence ATGGTTGAAAGAAAAAGTTTGTACTATATGGCATTTTTGATTTTTATATTTGGGCTTATAGGTAGCTTGGTGTCGTTAAAAATTGCTATTTTAGCAGTAGGTTTATTTTTACTTGTACTAATTATATTTGAAGACCCATCAAAGCTCTTATATGGTGTTGTCCTTTATGCGTTTGTAGATTTTGTTTTTAGAAAGGCTGGAGTACTTTCCACTTTTGCATCCATATGGGATGAAGCCCTCTTTATATTAATTGTTTTTGCGTTTGTCCTAAAGTCCATCTTGACTAATAATCCTAAACTGAGAGTATCATCATTAGATGTATATATCATTGTTTTTTTAATGGTATGTATTTTTTTGCTGTTAAAAAACTCGCCAAACATGAGGATTGCAATTGAAGGGTTCAGGGTATATGTTGAATATGCCTTGTGGTTTTTTGCTGGTTTGAACCTGCTCAAAAACATCGCTCAATTCAAAAGATTTATTTCAGTTTATATTTTTATGATATTTTTAATATCTTTATACGGCATCTATCAGTATATAATCGGCGTCGAAATTCCATCAAGTTGGATTGATAGCAGTTACGAAACGTATATAAGAACAAGAGTTTTTTCAATTATTGGAAGTCCAAATGTTTTAGGAAGCCTACTTGCAATGTCTATACCTTTTGTTCTTCCATTTGCATTATATGAAAAAAGCATCCCAAAGAAGGTTTACTACTCAACAGTTTTAATCTCAATGATTGTCTGCCTTGGTTTTACATTTTCAAGAGGCGCTTGGCTTGCGTTTTTAGCTTCTATGCTTCTTTATGGATTTTTTGTTGACAAAAGGGTATTGGGTCTGCTGTTTGCAACAGTAGCTGCTGTGCCTATTTTTGCTCCTTCAATAATGATGAGAGTACTTTATATGCTAAGTAGCAAGTACGCCGAAAGCAGTGCAAGAGCTGGTAGAATTGCACGGTGGACAAAAGCTTTTGAGATTTTAAAAGAAAATCTACTGTTTGGTGTTGGTTTTGGAAGATTTGGAGGTGCTGTAGCAAAAAGAAACATAGCAGGTTCATTTTATGTTGACAACTTTTACCTCAAAAGTGCGGTTGAAATGGGAATTATTGGTGTTGTTGTTGTGATATTGGTGTTTGTGATGGGTTTGCTACTATCAGCAAGAGTAATAAAACACTTAAACTCAAAAGAACTTAAAAAAATAGGCACTGGAATTTTAATTGGTCTTGCGACCACTTTAATACACAATATTGTCGAAAATATCTTTGAGGTTCCAATGATGACAACATATTTTTGGCTGTTTTTAGGATTTTTGTTTGCTTTTGAGTATATTGATTCTGAAAATGACCTATTGGATGGAAAAGATAATTTATCTTGA
- a CDS encoding DUF4330 domain-containing protein, giving the protein MKIVDQKGKLFGIINIVDLILIVLIVTIAWVGFAKISSHGKTSENAAQDEFVEIKHGEAIINVKIPLVDPVMAGSLHKNDFLVTGNTLTKSYIQDIQIKDGVYERTSSDGKIVVAKHPYKKDVYVTIYGYVTLEGATIKLDKQIVRVGKTFYVKTRTTELVGVVTGVEIVKE; this is encoded by the coding sequence ATGAAGATTGTGGACCAAAAAGGAAAGCTATTTGGAATTATCAACATTGTAGACCTCATCTTAATTGTGCTGATTGTAACCATTGCATGGGTAGGGTTTGCAAAGATTTCTTCACATGGGAAGACTTCTGAAAATGCGGCACAGGATGAATTTGTGGAGATCAAGCATGGTGAAGCAATTATCAATGTAAAGATACCTCTCGTTGACCCTGTCATGGCTGGTTCTTTACACAAAAATGATTTTCTGGTAACTGGAAACACTTTGACAAAATCGTACATCCAAGATATTCAAATCAAAGATGGAGTATACGAAAGAACTTCATCAGACGGAAAAATTGTGGTTGCAAAACATCCATACAAAAAAGATGTCTATGTTACAATCTATGGCTATGTAACACTTGAAGGAGCTACCATAAAATTAGACAAGCAAATAGTGAGAGTTGGCAAAACTTTTTATGTCAAGACAAGGACCACCGAGCTTGTTGGAGTTGTAACTGGTGTTGAAATTGTAAAAGAATAG
- a CDS encoding glycosyltransferase codes for MIDIICFSTTPWDPIPTRKQQIMKRMPENCRIFYLDPPVTYIGPLKDPSLRPYLTKFRKSPKRIKENLYVFALPPIMPFYNKKRSINKFNQKMIARFVQEVIYQNFGLKSPIIWTYMPNTVDILEYLPYEFLIYDCIDKHSEFQGFINKQIVEEMEDELAKKSNVVFTTTVGLYNKLKNLNSKTYLVPNGAEFEHFNKAAQRLSVPDIMKNIPHPIFGFVGVIHTWIDIQLIEYLASKRKDWSFVLIGPVGAGVNVDNLKKYKNVYLLGRVDHQILPQYVSQFDVCLNLFRVNKLSENVSPLKFYEYLATGKPIVSTSMPQVEEFSDVVYIGKDYDEILQKCEEAISEVNEGKDEKVLKRIEYARLTSWDSRVSQILEILKREGIYIE; via the coding sequence ATGATTGACATAATTTGTTTTTCAACAACACCATGGGATCCAATACCTACACGAAAACAACAGATAATGAAGAGAATGCCTGAAAACTGCAGAATATTTTACTTGGACCCACCAGTTACTTACATTGGACCATTAAAAGACCCAAGCTTGAGGCCATATTTGACAAAGTTTAGAAAGTCTCCAAAAAGAATCAAAGAAAATCTATATGTCTTTGCACTACCTCCAATTATGCCTTTTTACAACAAAAAAAGGTCAATAAACAAATTCAATCAAAAAATGATAGCAAGGTTTGTGCAAGAAGTCATTTATCAAAACTTTGGTTTGAAGTCACCTATTATATGGACGTATATGCCTAACACAGTGGATATTTTGGAATACCTTCCATACGAATTTTTAATATATGACTGTATAGACAAGCATTCAGAGTTTCAAGGTTTCATTAATAAACAGATTGTTGAGGAAATGGAAGATGAGCTTGCAAAAAAAAGCAATGTAGTTTTCACAACAACAGTGGGGCTTTACAATAAACTCAAAAATCTAAATTCAAAAACATACCTTGTACCAAATGGTGCAGAGTTTGAGCATTTTAACAAGGCAGCACAAAGGCTTTCTGTGCCAGATATCATGAAGAATATACCTCATCCTATTTTTGGATTTGTAGGTGTTATTCACACATGGATTGATATACAGCTAATAGAGTATTTAGCATCAAAAAGGAAAGATTGGTCATTTGTCCTGATTGGTCCTGTTGGAGCGGGTGTGAATGTAGATAATCTAAAGAAATACAAGAATGTTTATCTCTTAGGAAGAGTTGACCATCAAATATTGCCTCAATATGTTTCACAATTTGACGTGTGTTTAAATCTCTTTAGAGTTAATAAATTATCAGAAAATGTCAGCCCATTGAAATTTTATGAGTATTTAGCAACTGGAAAGCCAATTGTCTCAACCTCAATGCCTCAGGTTGAAGAGTTTTCAGATGTTGTATATATTGGGAAAGACTATGATGAGATATTGCAAAAGTGTGAAGAAGCAATTTCAGAGGTCAACGAAGGCAAAGATGAAAAGGTATTGAAAAGAATAGAATACGCAAGGCTTACCTCATGGGATAGTAGAGTAAGCCAGATACTTGAGATACTAAAGAGGGAAGGGATATATATTGAATAG
- a CDS encoding nucleotide sugar dehydrogenase: MNSVCVIGLGYVGLPLALSFAMKGYKVYGVDSNPELICELQRGKTHHLESYEGKTIQEILKDQLQNGNFVPMLDYKEAMKACDDIIVTVPIPVYGGKPYYEYLISCAKEIKENLRKNQLILLRSTVVPGTTRNIFLPILEESGLKCGKDFYLAYASERIAEGRAFEEFENMPTALAGFCEVSTKRAIDLIKVICKAEVVIASSFEVVETAKVIENLQRDINIAMVNEFERFTKAMNLDIFEVIKVANTHKRVNLLYPGPGVGGFCIPNAFYYLNAKAEEIGVELKLSKTARMFNEGIPAYISDLVIKTIEKYGAKKKVAVLGIAMKDYSSDDRLSPALEIIEILRQRGVEVKAFDPAVKKEYEFKVETMREALEEVEVVLILARQHGIDFERIFEFIPPERAIVIDTRDVFTQQQAREKGFTLEKI, encoded by the coding sequence TTGAATAGCGTATGTGTAATTGGACTTGGATATGTAGGGTTGCCACTTGCCCTTTCTTTTGCAATGAAAGGTTATAAGGTTTACGGGGTTGACAGCAATCCAGAGTTAATTTGTGAGCTACAAAGAGGGAAAACTCATCATTTAGAGAGCTATGAAGGAAAGACAATCCAAGAAATTTTAAAAGATCAGCTACAAAATGGGAATTTTGTACCAATGCTTGATTATAAAGAGGCAATGAAAGCTTGTGATGACATTATAGTTACTGTGCCAATTCCAGTTTACGGTGGGAAACCGTACTATGAGTACTTGATTTCATGTGCAAAAGAAATAAAGGAAAACTTGAGAAAAAATCAACTGATTTTACTCAGATCCACAGTTGTGCCAGGTACAACAAGAAACATTTTCCTGCCAATATTAGAAGAAAGTGGCCTAAAATGTGGCAAAGACTTCTATTTAGCTTATGCATCTGAGAGGATTGCAGAGGGCAGAGCTTTTGAAGAATTTGAGAATATGCCGACAGCACTTGCTGGTTTTTGTGAGGTTAGCACAAAAAGAGCTATTGATTTGATAAAGGTGATTTGCAAGGCAGAAGTTGTGATTGCATCTTCTTTTGAGGTTGTGGAGACTGCAAAGGTAATTGAGAATCTTCAAAGGGATATAAATATTGCTATGGTAAACGAGTTTGAAAGATTTACAAAAGCTATGAACTTAGATATCTTTGAGGTCATAAAAGTTGCAAATACACACAAAAGAGTAAATCTTCTTTATCCTGGACCGGGTGTAGGTGGTTTTTGTATTCCAAATGCATTTTATTATTTAAATGCAAAGGCAGAAGAGATAGGGGTGGAATTGAAACTATCTAAGACAGCAAGAATGTTCAACGAAGGAATTCCTGCCTATATCTCGGACCTTGTGATAAAGACAATTGAAAAGTATGGGGCTAAAAAGAAGGTTGCTGTGCTTGGGATTGCCATGAAAGATTATTCTTCTGACGACAGGCTCAGTCCTGCACTTGAGATCATTGAAATTTTACGACAACGTGGAGTTGAAGTAAAAGCGTTTGATCCTGCAGTAAAAAAGGAATATGAATTTAAGGTAGAGACCATGAGGGAAGCTTTAGAAGAAGTTGAAGTTGTTCTTATTTTAGCACGACAACATGGAATAGATTTTGAAAGGATTTTTGAGTTCATCCCACCAGAAAGAGCTATTGTAATTGACACAAGAGATGTGTTTACCCAGCAACAGGCAAGAGAAAAAGGGTTTACTCTTGAGAAAATATAA
- the rpsB gene encoding 30S ribosomal protein S2, whose protein sequence is MPVLTMKQLLEAGVHFGHQTRRWNPKMAEYIFTERNGIYIIDLQKTVKKMDEAYEFVKSQVREGKIILFVGTKKQAQETIKEEAERCGMYYINQRWLGGLLTNFRTIKTRIERLKELQRMEEDGTFEVLPKKEVNLLRKEKERLLKYLGGIQNMPRLPDILYIVDPRKERNAVLEARKLGIPIVAIVDTNCDPDEIDYVIPGNDDAIRAVKLITSKIADAVIEGREGEQFAPASSQKEKEEAKVQETQEVEDNNDDVIDE, encoded by the coding sequence ATGCCAGTTTTGACAATGAAACAGCTTTTAGAAGCAGGTGTTCACTTTGGTCATCAGACACGCAGATGGAATCCCAAGATGGCAGAGTATATCTTTACAGAGAGAAACGGTATTTACATCATTGACCTTCAGAAGACTGTAAAAAAGATGGACGAAGCATATGAGTTTGTAAAGTCTCAGGTGAGAGAAGGTAAAATTATCCTTTTTGTTGGAACTAAAAAACAAGCTCAGGAGACAATCAAAGAAGAGGCAGAAAGATGTGGTATGTACTACATCAATCAAAGATGGCTTGGTGGACTTTTAACAAACTTCAGAACAATCAAAACAAGAATTGAAAGATTAAAAGAACTTCAGAGGATGGAAGAAGATGGCACATTTGAGGTTCTTCCAAAGAAAGAGGTAAACCTATTGAGGAAAGAAAAGGAAAGACTTTTGAAGTACCTTGGTGGAATACAGAATATGCCAAGGCTTCCTGATATTTTATATATAGTTGACCCAAGAAAAGAGAGAAATGCAGTGCTCGAGGCAAGAAAGCTTGGGATTCCGATAGTTGCTATTGTAGACACAAACTGTGACCCTGATGAAATTGACTATGTAATTCCGGGTAATGATGATGCAATAAGGGCAGTAAAACTAATTACCTCTAAAATTGCAGATGCTGTGATTGAGGGGAGAGAAGGAGAACAGTTTGCACCTGCTTCAAGTCAAAAGGAAAAGGAAGAGGCTAAAGTTCAAGAAACTCAAGAAGTTGAAGATAACAATGATGATGTTATAGATGAATAA
- the tsf gene encoding translation elongation factor Ts, giving the protein MISAEMVKELREKTGAGMMDCKKALEDANGDMEKAIELLRERGLAKAAKKASRVAAEGIVESYIHGNGRIGVLVEINCETDFVARNEEFRQFAKDIAMQIAAANPKYVSREEIPQDVIEKEKAILRQQALNEGKPEHVVDRIVEGRLEKFFEEVCLLEQPWIKNPDMKIKDLLAEKIAKIGENIVIRRFARFERGEGIEKATSC; this is encoded by the coding sequence ATGATCAGTGCTGAAATGGTAAAAGAACTGCGTGAGAAAACTGGTGCTGGAATGATGGACTGCAAAAAGGCGTTAGAAGATGCCAATGGCGATATGGAAAAGGCAATTGAGCTACTTAGGGAAAGAGGACTTGCAAAGGCAGCAAAGAAGGCATCAAGAGTTGCTGCAGAAGGCATTGTAGAAAGCTATATCCATGGCAATGGTCGAATTGGCGTTTTGGTTGAAATCAACTGCGAGACAGACTTTGTTGCAAGAAATGAAGAGTTTAGACAGTTTGCAAAAGATATTGCTATGCAGATTGCAGCTGCAAATCCAAAGTATGTATCAAGGGAAGAAATTCCTCAGGATGTTATTGAAAAAGAAAAGGCAATATTAAGACAGCAGGCACTTAACGAGGGAAAGCCTGAACATGTGGTTGACAGAATTGTTGAAGGGAGACTTGAAAAATTCTTTGAAGAAGTATGTTTGCTTGAGCAGCCTTGGATTAAAAACCCTGATATGAAGATAAAGGATTTGCTTGCAGAGAAGATTGCAAAGATAGGAGAGAATATTGTCATAAGAAGATTTGCAAGATTTGAAAGAGGAGAAGGAATTGAAAAGGCTACTTCTTGCTAA
- the pyrH gene encoding UMP kinase, which translates to MVEPKYKRVILKLSGEALGGEKGFGIDWEVVESIAEEIAQVRELGVEVAVVVGGGNFFRGRSADHIDRATADYMGMLATVINSLALQSILEKRGVPTRVQSAIEMRQIAEPYIRRRAIRHLEKGRVVIFACGTGNPFFSTDTAAALRAAEIDAEAILLAKRVDGVYDSDPKKNPNAKKYDFITYLDVINQRLEVMDSTATSMCMDNKIPIVVFELARGNIIKAVMGENIGTLVNVKEER; encoded by the coding sequence ATGGTTGAACCTAAATACAAAAGGGTAATATTAAAATTAAGTGGAGAAGCACTGGGAGGGGAAAAGGGATTTGGTATTGATTGGGAAGTTGTTGAATCTATTGCTGAGGAGATAGCACAGGTAAGGGAACTTGGCGTTGAGGTTGCTGTAGTGGTTGGCGGTGGTAACTTCTTCAGAGGAAGAAGCGCTGATCACATTGACAGGGCAACTGCTGACTACATGGGGATGCTCGCAACTGTTATTAACTCTCTTGCACTTCAGAGCATTCTTGAAAAAAGAGGAGTGCCAACAAGAGTCCAGAGCGCAATTGAGATGAGACAGATTGCAGAGCCTTATATTAGACGTCGTGCAATAAGGCACTTAGAAAAAGGAAGAGTAGTAATATTTGCATGTGGAACAGGCAATCCTTTCTTTTCAACAGACACGGCAGCAGCACTGAGAGCTGCCGAAATTGACGCTGAGGCAATTTTGCTTGCTAAAAGAGTTGACGGTGTTTATGATAGTGACCCAAAAAAGAATCCAAATGCTAAAAAGTATGACTTTATAACTTACTTAGATGTTATCAACCAACGACTTGAGGTAATGGACTCAACAGCCACCTCTATGTGTATGGACAATAAAATTCCAATTGTGGTTTTTGAGCTTGCAAGAGGAAATATCATTAAGGCTGTTATGGGTGAAAACATAGGAACATTAGTAAATGTAAAGGAGGAAAGATAA
- the frr gene encoding ribosome recycling factor, with protein MPEPIQVAEEKMKKAVETLKREFATVKAGRANPHILDKVMVDYYGVPTPIPQLASITVPEARMIVIQPWEAKMLKEIEKAIQKADLGVNPANDGKVIRLIFPELTEERRKELVKQVKKMAEDAKVAIRNIRREALDEYRKMKKNNEITEDDLKDAEEDVQKLHDKYIEQIEKLLSAKEKEIMEV; from the coding sequence ATGCCAGAGCCTATACAAGTGGCTGAAGAGAAGATGAAAAAAGCAGTGGAAACTTTGAAACGAGAGTTTGCAACAGTCAAAGCAGGAAGAGCAAATCCTCATATCTTAGACAAAGTTATGGTAGACTACTATGGTGTTCCTACTCCAATTCCTCAGCTTGCGAGCATTACTGTTCCAGAGGCGAGAATGATTGTCATCCAGCCTTGGGAAGCAAAAATGCTAAAAGAGATTGAAAAAGCAATTCAAAAGGCAGACCTTGGCGTGAACCCAGCAAACGATGGCAAGGTGATAAGGCTTATATTCCCTGAACTTACTGAGGAGAGACGAAAAGAGCTTGTAAAACAGGTAAAAAAGATGGCAGAAGATGCAAAGGTTGCAATTAGGAACATCAGAAGAGAGGCACTTGATGAATACAGAAAGATGAAAAAGAACAATGAAATTACAGAAGATGACCTGAAAGACGCTGAAGAGGATGTGCAAAAACTGCACGACAAATACATAGAACAGATTGAAAAGCTTTTGAGTGCAAAGGAAAAAGAGATAATGGAGGTATAA